From a single Pseudophryne corroboree isolate aPseCor3 chromosome 6, aPseCor3.hap2, whole genome shotgun sequence genomic region:
- the LOC134934691 gene encoding hepatitis A virus cellular receptor 2 homolog yields MRVLILWLSVLMCLSPALISAYRVTALEGDKVVLPCTYPWIFNISVCWGRGDCSVGCDNPIARVNEGKVSWLESDRYTFLGPTGIGVVSLTIADVTLADAGTYCCFAKIIKYDAEPKTEVSVDIQPALISAYRVTALEGEKVVLPCTYPWIFNISVCWGRGDCSVGCDNPIARVNEGKVSWLESDRYTFLGSTEIGVVSLTIADVTLADAGTYCCFAKIIKYDAEPKTEVSVDIQPASPSPFDGHPDLTKDGSCLLKTEIIRQIG; encoded by the exons ATGCGGGTGTTAATCCTATGGTTGTCTGTTCTCATGTGCTTATCTCCAG CCCTGATATCGGCTTATCGTGTAACGGCGTTAGAGGGTGACAAAGTGGTTTTACCATGCACATATCCTTGGATATTCAACATCTCCGTGTGCTGGGGCAGAGGAGACTGTTCTGTCGGCTGTGACAATCCAATCGCCAGGGTTAATGAAGGAAAAGTGTCTTGGCTAGAATCTGACAGATACACTTTCCTAGGACCCACAGGAATAGGCGTAGTGTCCCTCACCATTGCTGACGTAACACTGGCTGATGCTGGGACTTACTGCTGCTTTGCGAAGATTATAAAATATGACGCTGAACCGAAGACAGAGGTATCTGTAGACATACAGCCAG CCCTGATATCGGCTTATCGTGTAACGGCGTTAGAGGGCGAGAAAGTGGTTTTACCATGCACATATCCTTGGATATTCAACATCTCCGTGTGCTGGGGCAGAGGAGACTGTTCTGTCGGCTGTGACAATCCAATCGCCAGGGTTAATGAAGGAAAAGTGTCTTGGCTAGAATCTGACAGATACACTTTCCTAGGATCCACAGAAATAGGAGTAGTGTCCCTCACCATTGCTGACGTAACACTGGCTGATGCTGGGACTTACTGCTGCTTTGCGAAGATTATAAAATATGACGCTGAACCGAAGACAGAGGTATCTGTAGACATACAGCCAG CATCACCATCACCATTTGATGGCCACCCCGATCTCACAAAAGATGGATCTTGTTTATTGAAAACAGAGATAATCAGACAAATTGGGTAA